TCTCTATGAACCCTAATCGTGAAATGGGTGCTTTAGAATTCAAGTTTTCCTATATCAACCTCATATATACGAGTAAATACTACAAAATCAACCTTATACCCATTAAAACTTTGAACCCAATTCCCTGTAAAGTGAAGGTTCAAAGTATGTATACCTGATGCCTGAACATTGATTCATGCTTTAGAATCATTTGCCTCACTTTTTCCTTGTTGTACTCAATAGAGCCATTGACTGTTACTTGCCCGGGCAGAAGGAAGTCACCGAACTGACCATTTTTTGGGGCTTTATCTTCATGATACACGGACCAGATGTCATTGCTTACAATTGCATTTGGACCCCAAATGGAACAGTATCCTGTCGAATATCTTTTAGAATGAAGTATTTGAGTTCCCATTCCTGCAAGCAACTCAATGGTAATCACATCCTCAGCTTCAATCTCATAAAAATCAACCAGAATAGTAGGCTTAGTAGCTGATTGAGCAAACATGAAAAACACTTGAGTTACTACAAGAGAAGTCAAACAAAACAATCAGACAATGATCAATAGCATAAATGGATACAAAGCAACCTTTGAGTGGGCAGATGCTCTAAATGCTGTATAGATATAACTCTGCTAGCAGTCTAATTCAACGAACGTTCCATGgcaagttcaagaggagttgTCTTGGATGGTGAAGCACTGGAATTCCAAAACCTTTGCTCATCAGTTGAAGCGGATGGTTTTACCCTCACGGTCTATGAGATATAGAGGGCCTGTAATGCTATAATTTTCCAACATAAATGTGCTTCAGCAAGGATTATTCTGGCTGCTACTGTTCGAGAAGCTCAACATGTTGTTCATGGTTGGGGAAAAATTCCTAGAACTCGTGAAAATTGGATTCTAGCTGTAGAGTGGGGCTTAGAATTTAAGCAATTTTGTCAGTTTATAATGTTTAGTGTTATTTTGCTGATGTAGTTTGAGAATTCCTCATGTATGTGATGCTTTGCAAATCATTAATAAAGCTCTTTCTATTTTGCTCAGGAAAAAAATCTGGTCGGACTTAAAGCCCCTGTGGTTACCTCCACAAAGAACCAAGATTATTAGGAATGACAACAATCGCAATTCTACTTTGCTGGGGATCAAATATGCGCCTTCTGCCTCAGAATAATGTTCTATTCAGTAAAACTCCCAAATTGGGATACGAATACTTTAGAAGTCGTATTTgtttataaatataaacaagggaaaataaaaaataaaaaaaaagtgaggaaagagaagattaaaaaccacaaaactatGAGAAGAAATTCCAATAGTATAAGCATGCCAAGCAAGCTATAGGATGAAAAGGAGGAAAGAGCTCGAGCAATCAATGCTTTTCTTTATCAGTAATCAATGCTGATATCAAGAAATGAATGTACACGGATGCCCTTTGGAGGCCAGCCAAACTGGACGGCGAATTATGTCTTTCCGTTTGTCTGCCTGAAGGTTGCAGAATCAAACAGAACATAGAACGTAAACCACaatcaagaaagaaaagtaacAAAATTTAGACGGAAAAACAATGAATAAATAAACAGAGTATAAGTGTGTTGAAGGCAACAGACAGTTATGGAGAAATATGAGGTGTACCTTCTTCTCTTCAGAACCCTGTTCCTGTCTGGAACCAATTTGAGAAGAATCGATCAAGAATATTATTTTCACCCAACAGAATGAAAAGACCAGAATAATCTTCCCAGAAGTGAAGAGGCGAAGACTCCCTCACTTTCTTCAAGTTAGGAAGTGCAAGTCAAAAAAGGGCAAGACTTGACTTGCTCCAAGTCCAAAGCCCAAAAAACAAAATAGAAGGAATCTTTGCGCTAGCATTGAAGAGCCTCGCTAGATCACCATCATCCCACGACCAAAACAAACGCTGAGAAATTCACTCTGTGCTTGCAGCTGCTGGGCCACTTTCTTGATCAATCAGCAACCGCCCCACCCAACCCcttcctccccccccccccccccaacaccCCGAGCgggggaaaacaaaacaaaagaaaaaaaaaagttacattCTACGTAACATAACAGCGGGAGATAAAGATCTCTGTGTGTCTGCGTGTACGCAAAATCCAAATGAAATGTCCCAAAGAAAAATGACTTCAAATTTGTCCGCATACGTGGtcacttcttattttattttaccagGGCTGCATCTACGTAGAATAATTTTCTTTCAACCTCGGCTTCCCTACTTTGGCTGTCCTCATGATATTACTGTATATGATATTATTATTCAGGATAGAATAAAATGTACAAAGGATCGTACAAattataaattagttcatggcGGACACTACATTATTACAACCAGTAAATAAGCAGGAGAAAACCAAAAATAATGGGCTTGAAATAAGCAGTTGTTTTGGACATTTTCAAGATTCTCTCAACCTTCCATGCTTTTTTGGGCAAGTTATTTAATTGTGAAAATGTCTGTCTTACTTTTCGTTACATTTTGTCCATACATGTATATTTTCTTTCAACTAAAACACTAACAACTAAACTTCTGAACGGAGgagaaagagaaaataaaagcaaattGAAAATTCGAATCCTTtactcaaaaattttttttttgaaacctCAAAATCTTGCGAGAGTATGTTTGGATtacaatttttataaaaaaatatacagtattaatttgatatatataagataGAAAGATAATTCAAACATGTCTTCACGGgaggaaagtttttttttttattaaaaatgcCTGCTTACCTACTTCTATTCTACGAGGATAGGATAGGATAGGACGGGAGAATTTAGTAGAAACAGCAGCCCAACTGAACCGGATTCGGGGCTGGAATGGTTGTCAGTGCAACCGTTTCGGAAGCTTGTGTGCATTTTACATAAAGTGTAACATCATTTATACACGATATAACACTAGAACAATATTAAATAACACTAAATAACATTTTATGAATCGCACATATATTAAAATTTGGACCTTACAAATTTTGTTGGTCAAATCTTGGCCATTAACTGACTGGGACGGTAACCGCCCCTGCCCCTTCTTCGACTGGACCGGACAGTTTCCTAAAAGTATCAACCCAACTCTTCTATCTGACAATGTCCACGCGCGTATATAGCGAGCGAATGAATGAAAGAATAACCAATCTGTGCTGCTCAGTGCCCAGCGCTGAATCTGATGGACGGTACAAAGCGTACGAAGACGGAAAAGGGTCCCATGATTGAACACGTGAAATACAGGCGCGTGGGTAAAGGAACTTTTGATTGAATTGACCCTTTTCAAGGCATCGGCGTAGGTGGTTTTAAATAAGGGATAATTGcaaaaacctcccctaaggtttctgacattttcactgacctcccctgtaGTTTGAAAACTTACACTGACCTTCCCTGAAGTTACTAATCCTTttcaaattcagtccaaacgactaaaatattattttagggagtgaaattataattttttatcaaatttgtcctttgtactacatgttTAATGAATGATAAaatactacaaatcaattaacaattaataaactttaaagagtatagtttataggcaaatacgcattacctatttaaagtaccaactctttataggtattttacttttaaacatttaatttaatacaaatatttacgctcaaatacatatttgtatttactttcaaatatttaatttttattaaatataaaaactaccaatctctcttccgtaaaaatattaatataacactttttcaattctagttacaaatatttatgtatttaacataaattatatgattcacaataaaatgcccataaagagccaatactttacttatttaatggatgaaagccataaagaattaatactttatgggccatttttttaaaaaaatatttaatttatattaaataaataacttaCCGATTTcatttttgcaagaatattactgtaacactttttgaattttatttacaaacattgatatatttatcataaattaaatgtttgaaagtaaaatatccgTAAAAAAATGGtactttaaatgagtaatgcgtgtttgcccataaagagccggtaactatttaaagtaccggttCTTTAccggtattttactttcaaatatttaatttaatacaaatatttaccctcaaatacagatttgtatttactttcaaatatttaatttttgttaaatacaaaacccaCCAACctctcttccgtaaaaatattaatctaacactttttcaattttagttacaaacatttatgtatttaacataaattaaatgattcagaataaaatgcacaaaaagagcaaatactttactcatgtaatggatgaaaatcataaaaaattaatactttatgtgtcatttctttttttaaaaaaaatatttaatttatattaaataaataacttacagatttcctttttgcaagaatattactgtaacactttttgaattttacttacaaatattgatatatttatcataaattaaatgtttgaaaataaaataccaGTAAAGAGTCGGtactttaaatgagtaatgcgTGTTTGCCCATAAATTATACtctttaaagtttattaattgttaattgatttataaTACTTTGTCAGTCATTAGATATGTAGCACAAACGGCAAATCTgatacaaaattctaatttcactccctaaaataatattttaatcatttggactaaatttgcaaaggattagtaacctcagggaaggccagtgtaatttttcaaaccacatgGGAGatcagtgcaaatgtcagaaagCTCAGGATGAGAGATTTCTGCAATCATCCCTTTAAATAATTGACAAGGACAAGCTGTGAGATTTTATCGTGCGTCCCACAGGTCCACAGGCTTTCTAATTTAGAAAGTCCCCCCTCCTAAAGGTTTTTATCAATATCACTGGCCTCCCCTGAAATTTTAGAAATATCACATACTTCTCCTACTTCTTATGTTTTTGTAACATGTAACATGTCAACCCAAATGagactgaaaaaaaaaaaaaactaatttcatGAGAGAGAAGATAAATTATCTCCTAAACGTACTTTTGCTATCCTCAATATTCGTTTGtttacaatttttatttactttaattCAAATTACGCCTTGCCTTATAATTACAGGTCCATCCTAATTGTAAGTTTGaactatttgtttatttgtatgTCCATCctcataaaaataatagtgTATTATACATGGTAGCTTCCAACACATGCTGGCCAAGAATATTGGGAAGACCGGATTGCTAATAAATCCCAAAGCATATGTGTTTTGATTGATATCAAATCATTGGACACTACACAAATGATTCTTCCTCAATTGTTAAAAGTTGATACTAAGGCTAATGATGCAGACTTACTTCCCTTGCACGCGTATGTTCGTGCCATTTGATGGAgacaaattaagaaaaatactGCATTGAGCGACATAGGAGGACTTATACTTGTATGATACAAATTAAATTATATTTGCATCCATTGCTGTTGCATTTTTGTAGGTAAACTCATAAATTAAATGGATTAGTTTTTTATCATTGATAATGTAGTAATTTTCTTGCGCTGGTACATTCGAATGTATGTTACACGTacataatttaaaattttcaaatttgaattcatacTATGTTACATGATTTAAATTTGCTTGTGCAAAGAGACATTTACACTAACAGTAGTGTAtaaaagaaaagtgaaataCAAGAAGCGATTGAGTATATAACTAAGAAGAGATCCTTTCGGATGGAAATTCAAATTCCCGATTTATCTTAAGGATCGATCTCGCACCATGTATTAAACCAGAATCAAAGTTCCACCATGGTTCAAGAATATGGGTACAATACAACAAGGatgtcaaaaatcaaaatgcacTTTTTACAATACTGAAAATAAAGAGTCTATGATTCCTGACGCCTAAGAATTACCAAACCTTTCTAGGGCCCATAAGCCCAAGGATTTCCTCCCAGAGCCCAACACTTCCGACACTAGCCAGACCAATGACGCTTGGGCTGCAGGCAGCTACTGTCCAATAGCCGGACCTTATCTCATCCCTCAGTTGCTCTCTTTCCCACGCACAATATCCATCAAAGAATCTGAAGTCCCCAATCTCAACAGCATTCCTCTTCACCATCTCAGCAGCACAACCCACCGTCTCCTTAGTTCCGTAGTACAGTCCCTTCATTACTTCCTCCAACACTCCACTCTTTCCAACCCCATCTTTTCCATCTTCAGGGCTCACCAGGAAAATCCCTTCTACTAAGGGCCCTCCAAAGAACAATGGCCTATCAGAAAATGTGCCAACAACATCCAAAGCCGAAGATGATCTCATTTCCTTGATTGACATGAGCGATGGCCGGTTGAGTATGATACCAGTTGGGCCTATGGGACCGGTAGATAGCAGCAGAATCACCGTTCTTTCGAAAATGTGGACGCCATCCAGCTTCTCTGTGGCTATAAGTAAGCAGCCCTTCTCGGGTTCATGTATAGTATGAGCCCATTTGTCCCCAATTGTGATCGTCGGAGGCTGATCCGCGACTCTATCCGGATCAATAACAGCAGAAAAAGGCCCTCCTCCTGTTGTGGATGCTTTTTCTCCAGCTACTAACCTTGCCCTAAATGATCGCCAGTCAACATCAACCGATGGTCTCTCCTCATCCTCAGGTGATTGTGATTTACGACCTAGCTGGCAACCTTTACATCACAAAGAATCATAGTCATTGATTAGGATTCAGAGATCCAGTGCCGGAAGTAAAATATAAACATGTTCGCGTAATGCgtaaatatcacaaaaaatTAGAAACAATTGAATACCAGAAAGATATGGATGTGGTCTGTTTTAGAGTTCGATCTAAGAGATCTAAAAGCAGGTTCGTTTATCCTTGGTACATATCCCCAGCTGATCATAAGATTCAAGAGCCAATTGAAAGTAAAACCGAGTTCACCATATAGATGTGAAAAATTCAAGAACAAGAGGGCAAACACCCAATTGTACGTAATTTTGAAGATGCGAGATAAATACACTTACAAGATATGGAATATCGAATCCCTACTTTTTTGGACTGATGCCGACAAAACTTTCTTCCTGCGAGAGTAGGAACTCGTATTCTATTAAAAGGAATGATTTCTGTTGTTTTGGAGAAGAATTTTGAAGAGAATAAACAGGTTTCCATGGCTCTTGATTCCTCTCTCTCGACTGTCACTATGTGATGCCACTCAAGATTCGTCGCATATAAGATGTAGAAGCGTTATATATGCCGAAGGAGGCTAAATGTGCACCACAAGATGATGATTTTAAACCCATCCTTCCAAGTAGGATGCTGTCCTCTTCCAGCTTAATAAGCATATGGGACACTGGATATAACTTTACACATAGGATACAGGCAGAACATTTGCAACACTACACGTAATGCATAGTTGAAAGGCTTTTGGCTGAAATGAACACGTAGTGGCCAAggtgtcattttttttttttccctttgggTTCACAAGGTTTTGTCTCTagcaataataatatttttaagCAGTTCATGGATGTGTCATCATCTCAACCAGTTCTTTTCGCCACCACAGCACCCACAGGAAAATATTTTGGCTGTGAACAAATTACACTACAGCTTCTTTCATATAATACGTTGCATTTTCCCATTGGCTTCGTAACATTATCCTGTCTAAAATTTAATCAACATCAATTTTAAGTTGAAATACCAATCCTGCTATAAAGTTAGAAGATATGCATCTACCATCTTCAAATCACAGGAATTtaccaaaaggaaaagagaaactGTAAAATGAAGCTCTTGGAGATAGATTCTTCTTACGGGGCATGACAAGATGATTGGGGTTCTCTTGATTTTGCAACCGTATTACCTTGTTCTAATGATTTTTCAGACAACGAATGGCTTATGAGAATCCAAATTCCGTAATAAACTTGTAATTACCCTATTATGAAAAAGTCAACCTTTTGACGAATAATTACGTGACTGCTGAGAGAACCAAGTGCGCCATCATTTCTAAAATCTAAACAGATTTCACCAAAATGTGAAAGACGCATTAAATGGCTCCATGCAGACATATAACACCAGTGGGAAAAATGTAGTTATGACTTATTTTAACTTGAGATTTGACTCAAAATACTTTAATGCTGGTTTACATCACGTGACAATTGATTATAAAATTCTCTGTTAATAAAACACTCATATGTGGGTGCTAATACCTGGCAAGATTGGTTTTAAGGAAGAATACCCGTTGAGCTCTCCGATACAGCAACTTTTCCACTTTGAACAACCGAAAGATGGCGTCACAAGCATCATCTGAGCAATATCTCAAACAGCACAAGATTCTGTTGTGATCCTTAGCAAGAAGCTGTACGGACATAACCAATCTTCCTAAGATGTTCACCCAATTGGTCAATCACCTGATATATCATATCAGATTTAGGGTGAGATCTGTCCATCATGGTAAATTCATAATATTCATCATCCAACTCGATTGAACTGGCCCCAGAAGGCTTTTCGCTGCTCATGTTCTTCATGCACAGCCTTGCACCTGCAACACTGGTCCAGTCTCCTGTTGCCGCATAAATATCTGATAACATTGATAAATTTCCCGTATTCTTCAAGTCTAGTTGAACTAGTTGCTTGAGTTCGTCCTCTGCACGTGTGACAGCATAATGCTTTCTACAAGCTGCCAAAAGTGCACCACAAATTTTGTCATTTGGTTCAAATGGCATGTTATGAGCAAGCCCAAAAGCTTCCATAAGACGACCTCCACGACCAAGAAGGTCAACCATGCAGCCATAGTGCTCAATTTCAGGGATAACCCCATAATCCCTCTGCATTCTGTAAAAATACTGAATGCCCTCATCAACCAAGCCTGCATGACTACAAGCAAACAGGATCCCTAGGAACGTTACTTTGTTAGGTGCAAATCCTTCCCGTGTCATTCTAGAGAAGAGTTGGACAGCCTTCTCTCCATAGCCATGTAGACCCAATCCGTGGATCATAGTACTCCAGGATACCGAGTTTCTCTCTTTCATCCCATGGAAAATACTCAAGGCCTCATCCAAGcacccacacttaacatacatgTTAACTAAAGCGTTGGACACCCGGATACCGAAACTAAACCTATTCCTCTTTACAGAATCATGAACTCTTCTGCCCAAGCCAACCATACCAGAATCTGCACAGGCACCTAAGATGCTAATAATAGTCCCTTCATCCGGCTTCAGACCAGCCTCCTCCATTTCATTATACAGCCTCATTGCCTCCTTTAAGAGTCCCTTTTCAGCATACCCGGATATTATTATAGTCCACGCCACCATATTCTTGACAGGCATCTCATCAAACAAATTTCTCGCCATCTCCATATTCCCTGCCTTTCTATAACCCAAAACCATAGTTGACCAAGAAACCGAATCCCTCAACGGCATACTTTGAAATAACTGAAAAGCCACAGTGATCTCTCCCGACTTCACGTACCCGTCCAAGATTGCATTCCAACTTACCGTGTCTCTTTCAGGAATTTCATCGAACAGTTCCCGGGCTTCGGTCAACTGACCTGCTTTCACCAACCCGCTGATCATACAATTGTACGACACATGGTCTGTCTGCACCATTAGACTGAACAGCTTCTTTGCCGCACAAACACCCATCAACCCACACTTGGAGTAGGCTTCAATTAGCGAGTTAAGCACCAATACATCCTCAACAAATCCGAATTTCTCGACGTGGGCATGAGTCGCGGCCACGATTTCCAACCCCGAGAAGGCCTTCAACAGGAATGGGTAGGTGAAAACATTAGGTCGAACGCCGTAGCTTTGCATTTGGGAGAAAGCCGCCAAGGCTTGGGATGGCTGAGAATTTCGAACATGGGCTCTGATTAAAACGTTATAAGCTTGCGCATCGGGCTGACGAATTTGGTTGTGTATGGTAACAGCCGAGCGCATTTGGCGGCAAAGAGAGAAAGCGGAAATGAGCTTGGTTGCGATAAAAATGTCGGTGTGAAGATTGGACTTGTAGATGACTGCCAAGACCTGCTTCAGCTGGCTTGGGTCTGTGCATTTGTGGAGGTCGGAGATTTTTTGCTCGAAAATTCTCCTGGTTGAGACCCATCTTGGGGATCGAATTGGCGCCAAAACTTGCATCTGCTATCTCTTGAATACAGGCGCATTTCGCTCCATACAACAAGTTTTATTAGTACTATTTTTTAACGGATCAATATTCAATGCACATCACATGTTGATCGATGATAAGTAATTCTTAGGAATTAACAAATCCAATTCTTATAATTGGAGCTTTTGTAAAATACGATATCCTgtacaaccttttttttttttttttctggacgCAGTGTGTTATGCACGCAGATTTGATAATCTAAAATAAGGCGGTCTCAAAGATTTTCTAGTTTTAAATGAGTTACATAGAGAAAAATTATGCACACAGATAGTGGAATCAAAGTCGCCAGGTCGGACGGGACTAATGTATTCAAACCAGGCACTTAATCATTAAGATACTTAAAAATATTAAGGTGCATCCCGGGTCGGAATCGACCCTCACCAATCACCATTTGTCTACCAACTCTGGAAAAAGAACGACGTGTTTATTACTTTCTCACCTGCTCTTATAATAGTAGtccttttatatatttttttcagcagCAAAGCAGTGCATTGTTGAGTAAATGTAGTGCATaggctgcaaacgagccgagtcgagttgAGTTTTAGGCTAATCGAATCGAGTTTCGATTAAATTTTATCAAACTCGAGCATCGACGAGCCGGCAATTTCGAGCTTGAGctcgaaaaaaaataattattttattttttaaaaaataaataaaataatatttttttaataaataataaaaatattaagaatatatatgtaattttactattaaaataaaaaaataaaaaatatatatacttaataaaaaatatatatatatttaaaataaaaaaaataaaaaatattatatatatatactcgagctcgcgagCCGACTCGCAAGTTaacgagtttaatattttgaactcaaTATTGATCGAGCTCGATTCGAGCTTTAGAAACATGATGGTTGAAATCTTAACGACTACTGTATCACGtagttctctttttttttttttaataaagctTTCCAATCTCACCGTCATCAACTTCCATTGGTGCCACCTACCAAACTTTTGTCCCCACTAGCTCAACAAACACGCCCCATGCGTAACGCAAGGTGCCGGCCACAAAGATTGCTTGCTTAGTCAGCACATTCTCATTCAAGTTGACTCAGATAAGAACAgataattttttcataaaaaatattGTGTATTTGTATCTCGCTGTGATTTGATTATTGTGTTAGCAAATGATCTGTAAGCGATCTATAA
This portion of the Coffea eugenioides isolate CCC68of chromosome 11, Ceug_1.0, whole genome shotgun sequence genome encodes:
- the LOC113751071 gene encoding uncharacterized protein LOC113751071 gives rise to the protein METCLFSSKFFSKTTEIIPFNRIRVPTLAGRKFCRHQSKKVGIRYSISCCQLGRKSQSPEDEERPSVDVDWRSFRARLVAGEKASTTGGGPFSAVIDPDRVADQPPTITIGDKWAHTIHEPEKGCLLIATEKLDGVHIFERTVILLLSTGPIGPTGIILNRPSLMSIKEMRSSSALDVVGTFSDRPLFFGGPLVEGIFLVSPEDGKDGVGKSGVLEEVMKGLYYGTKETVGCAAEMVKRNAVEIGDFRFFDGYCAWEREQLRDEIRSGYWTVAACSPSVIGLASVGSVGLWEEILGLMGPRKVW
- the LOC113753912 gene encoding pentatricopeptide repeat-containing protein At3g29230, which gives rise to MQVLAPIRSPRWVSTRRIFEQKISDLHKCTDPSQLKQVLAVIYKSNLHTDIFIATKLISAFSLCRQMRSAVTIHNQIRQPDAQAYNVLIRAHVRNSQPSQALAAFSQMQSYGVRPNVFTYPFLLKAFSGLEIVAATHAHVEKFGFVEDVLVLNSLIEAYSKCGLMGVCAAKKLFSLMVQTDHVSYNCMISGLVKAGQLTEARELFDEIPERDTVSWNAILDGYVKSGEITVAFQLFQSMPLRDSVSWSTMVLGYRKAGNMEMARNLFDEMPVKNMVAWTIIISGYAEKGLLKEAMRLYNEMEEAGLKPDEGTIISILGACADSGMVGLGRRVHDSVKRNRFSFGIRVSNALVNMYVKCGCLDEALSIFHGMKERNSVSWSTMIHGLGLHGYGEKAVQLFSRMTREGFAPNKVTFLGILFACSHAGLVDEGIQYFYRMQRDYGVIPEIEHYGCMVDLLGRGGRLMEAFGLAHNMPFEPNDKICGALLAACRKHYAVTRAEDELKQLVQLDLKNTGNLSMLSDIYAATGDWTSVAGARLCMKNMSSEKPSGASSIELDDEYYEFTMMDRSHPKSDMIYQVIDQLGEHLRKIGYVRTASC